The proteins below come from a single Gimesia alba genomic window:
- a CDS encoding NAD(P)/FAD-dependent oxidoreductase encodes MISETINQSVQSSPVQETPDSILHHQVVIVGGGAAGITVAAKLTKGWFNETDVAIIDPADNHYYQPAWTLVGGGTYRKEATRRDEASVIPKKATWIQDAVVEFDPKHNLVKTRDGRTIQYDFLVVCAGIQINWDAITGLKDSIGKEGVCSNYSFETVGSTWENIRNFKGGTAIFTQPVTGIKCGGAPQKICYLADDYFRKSGVRDKTHVIFASGSNTIFAVERYRNVLEGVIKRKEIDTRFNHSLVAISADTKEAIFRNTETGEEVSIHYDMIHVTPPMGPPEFIAKSPLADEKGWVDVDKYTLQHVRYSNVFALGDSSNLPTSKTAAAIRKQSPVLVKNLQSLIAGKPLTAKYDGYTSCPLVTGYGKLVLAEFDYDKNPAETFPFSQAKERWSMWLVKKYVLPVLYWKGMLKGRA; translated from the coding sequence ATGATTTCTGAAACCATTAATCAATCTGTTCAAAGCAGTCCAGTTCAAGAGACTCCTGATTCCATATTGCATCATCAAGTGGTAATTGTGGGCGGAGGAGCTGCGGGTATTACCGTGGCAGCGAAATTGACAAAGGGCTGGTTTAACGAGACCGACGTTGCCATTATTGATCCTGCTGACAATCATTATTATCAGCCTGCCTGGACCCTGGTGGGGGGCGGGACATATCGCAAAGAAGCCACTCGTCGGGATGAAGCTTCCGTGATTCCGAAGAAAGCAACCTGGATTCAGGATGCTGTCGTTGAATTTGATCCAAAGCATAATCTGGTCAAAACACGCGATGGGCGAACGATTCAATATGACTTTCTGGTAGTTTGTGCCGGCATTCAAATTAATTGGGATGCGATCACTGGTTTGAAGGACAGTATCGGAAAAGAGGGTGTCTGTAGTAATTACTCTTTTGAAACGGTCGGTAGCACATGGGAAAATATTCGGAATTTCAAAGGAGGGACTGCGATTTTTACGCAGCCTGTAACGGGGATTAAGTGTGGCGGTGCACCACAGAAAATCTGTTACCTGGCCGACGACTATTTTCGAAAAAGTGGCGTGCGGGATAAAACACATGTGATTTTCGCGTCCGGAAGCAATACCATCTTTGCCGTAGAGCGATACCGGAATGTTTTGGAAGGCGTGATAAAACGCAAGGAAATTGACACGCGTTTTAATCATAGTCTGGTTGCCATCAGTGCGGACACGAAGGAAGCAATTTTTCGGAACACGGAAACAGGTGAAGAAGTCTCGATTCACTATGACATGATCCATGTGACTCCTCCAATGGGGCCACCGGAATTTATTGCGAAGAGCCCTCTGGCGGATGAAAAAGGCTGGGTCGATGTCGATAAATATACGCTACAGCATGTGCGTTATTCCAATGTATTCGCACTGGGTGACAGCAGTAATCTGCCGACATCCAAAACGGCAGCGGCAATCAGAAAGCAGTCGCCGGTATTAGTCAAGAACCTGCAGTCATTAATTGCGGGAAAGCCGCTGACGGCAAAGTACGATGGTTATACCTCATGTCCGCTGGTGACAGGTTATGGAAAGCTCGTACTGGCAGAATTTGACTACGATAAAAATCCAGCAGAGACTTTTCCATTCAGTCAAGCCAAAGAACGGTGGAGCATGTGGCTTGTGAAGAAATATGTGTTACCTGTCTTGTACTGGAAAGGCATGTTAAAAGGGCGTGCCTGA
- a CDS encoding sulfite exporter TauE/SafE family protein: MATILIGSLLIGITLGLLGSGGSAITVPILVYLVGHGAKESIAESMAIVGLISIAAAVPYANAKQIDWRSVAYFGLPGMVGTFVGAWLGGLAAEALQLVVFGSVLLAAAYIMFRRAKGSGISPGDTDEPIHRAPIWQVMLEGIVVGTVTGFVGVGGGFLIVPALVILGKLPMRLAIGTSLVIIIINACVGFAKYEHYLLAHEMTVNWQTIMIFTSVGVFGSIIGRKINARMNQQVLRTVFAGFLVLLGGFVIFHEGSKLVATKTHAVTEININSMNDADFKISPHII; encoded by the coding sequence ATGGCGACAATTTTGATCGGTTCACTTTTAATTGGTATCACGCTTGGTCTTCTAGGATCGGGAGGATCTGCGATTACAGTGCCAATATTGGTATATCTGGTGGGGCACGGTGCGAAAGAGTCGATTGCAGAATCGATGGCGATAGTCGGTTTAATTTCGATTGCTGCGGCGGTTCCTTATGCAAATGCAAAACAGATCGACTGGCGGAGTGTTGCCTATTTTGGCCTGCCGGGCATGGTGGGGACATTCGTTGGAGCCTGGCTGGGCGGTCTGGCTGCGGAAGCGTTACAGCTTGTTGTATTCGGTAGTGTATTATTAGCGGCGGCATACATCATGTTTCGTCGAGCCAAAGGTTCAGGTATTTCTCCGGGTGATACAGATGAGCCAATTCATCGGGCACCAATCTGGCAAGTCATGCTGGAAGGGATTGTCGTGGGGACTGTGACTGGTTTTGTTGGGGTCGGTGGAGGTTTTTTAATTGTTCCCGCCCTGGTGATATTAGGAAAATTACCGATGCGGCTCGCCATTGGGACGAGTCTGGTCATTATCATCATCAATGCTTGTGTCGGTTTTGCCAAGTACGAACATTATTTACTGGCACATGAAATGACCGTGAACTGGCAGACGATCATGATCTTCACTTCCGTAGGAGTCTTCGGCAGTATCATTGGTCGCAAGATTAATGCGAGAATGAATCAGCAGGTGCTGAGGACCGTCTTCGCTGGATTCCTGGTTTTGCTCGGCGGCTTTGTGATTTTTCATGAGGGGAGCAAACTGGTTGCAACAAAAACGCATGCCGTGACAGAAATAAATATCAATTCAATGAATGATGCTGATTTCAAAATCAGTCCACACATAATTTAA
- a CDS encoding RNA polymerase sigma factor produces MSVPLDNSMTHVSLLARLREDDRDASAWRTFVDRYGRRIYEWCLARGLQPADSEDVTQEVLLKLARHLGTFEYNPQLTFRGWLRRVAENSILDFLRQKKVTRNLNSEGSHFGPLNAVAARVDLASRLEEAFDLELFDLAKERVRTRVERQRWQAWELSAVQQLSGEEVSQQLGMKVPTVYSSRYQIQKLIMEEVQQLEAEVDTHLSLTLSGTNEAS; encoded by the coding sequence ATGTCAGTTCCCTTAGATAACTCAATGACTCATGTCAGCCTGTTGGCTCGATTGCGCGAGGATGACCGTGACGCGAGTGCCTGGCGGACGTTTGTTGATCGTTATGGGCGTCGGATCTATGAATGGTGTCTGGCACGGGGATTGCAACCAGCAGACTCAGAAGACGTGACTCAAGAGGTACTGCTCAAGCTGGCACGGCACTTAGGGACTTTCGAGTACAATCCGCAGCTTACATTTCGCGGCTGGCTGCGGCGCGTAGCCGAGAATTCGATCCTTGATTTTTTGCGCCAGAAAAAAGTCACACGGAATCTTAACAGTGAAGGCTCACACTTTGGTCCGTTGAATGCGGTCGCTGCGCGTGTTGATTTGGCCTCTCGCTTGGAAGAAGCCTTTGATTTAGAGTTGTTTGATCTGGCGAAGGAACGTGTACGCACACGTGTGGAACGTCAACGGTGGCAGGCCTGGGAGTTGTCGGCAGTTCAGCAATTGAGTGGAGAAGAAGTGTCACAACAACTCGGCATGAAAGTTCCAACGGTATACTCCAGTCGGTATCAGATTCAGAAATTGATCATGGAAGAAGTTCAACAGCTTGAAGCAGAGGTCGATACACACTTGAGTTTGACGCTGAGTGGTACGAACGAGGCCTCGTAA
- a CDS encoding DsrE family protein: MKSRSLRNGMILLFVCVVAGTALAQRGPGRGPGRGRGGHGQGQAHDRDHQDFRFLLMNHQKIKRTVQELPNGVKTLTESNDPQVAAKIKEHVYWMKERIEKKQPIRMRDPLFAELFKHADQIKMTYEKTANGVRVTETSANPYVAQLIKAHAKAVSGFVERGFPEAMKNHPVPGQNQTSQTEKEKYLNPVIKQYGKVVPLPDAAQQPRDGSKICVDLTKGGEANKLNPGIEKVARYLNIYQGAGKSPASVQIAIVLHGDATLCVLNDDVYSQRFGTEGNPNLELLHELHEAGVEINVCGQSLISKGGKPEEVVVFTDVAVSALTSLVNLQTDGYAYVPLLK; encoded by the coding sequence ATGAAGTCACGATCTCTGCGGAATGGAATGATATTACTCTTTGTTTGTGTGGTCGCAGGCACAGCCCTGGCTCAACGTGGGCCAGGGCGCGGTCCCGGACGTGGAAGAGGGGGGCATGGTCAAGGGCAAGCCCATGATCGCGATCATCAGGATTTTCGGTTCCTGCTGATGAATCACCAGAAAATCAAGCGAACGGTTCAAGAATTGCCGAATGGCGTGAAAACGCTTACTGAATCCAACGATCCACAAGTGGCTGCAAAAATTAAAGAGCATGTGTACTGGATGAAAGAACGCATTGAAAAGAAACAGCCAATCCGGATGCGTGACCCTCTCTTTGCAGAACTTTTTAAACACGCAGATCAGATTAAGATGACGTATGAGAAAACAGCCAATGGGGTGCGCGTCACAGAAACTTCTGCCAATCCATATGTTGCTCAGTTGATTAAAGCACATGCGAAAGCGGTCTCCGGATTTGTCGAACGCGGTTTTCCGGAAGCCATGAAGAATCACCCTGTTCCTGGTCAGAACCAGACATCTCAGACAGAGAAAGAAAAGTATCTAAACCCAGTGATCAAGCAGTATGGAAAAGTCGTTCCACTTCCAGATGCAGCACAGCAACCCCGCGATGGAAGTAAGATCTGTGTTGATCTGACCAAAGGGGGCGAGGCCAACAAACTGAACCCCGGGATTGAGAAAGTGGCCCGTTATCTTAATATCTATCAGGGAGCCGGTAAATCACCAGCCAGCGTCCAGATTGCGATCGTGCTACACGGGGATGCCACGCTTTGTGTATTGAATGACGATGTCTACTCTCAGCGTTTTGGAACAGAAGGAAATCCAAACCTGGAGTTATTACACGAACTGCACGAAGCCGGTGTTGAGATTAATGTATGTGGTCAATCTTTAATTAGCAAAGGCGGAAAGCCGGAAGAGGTGGTGGTCTTTACGGATGTGGCTGTTTCCGCATTAACGTCGCTCGTCAACCTGCAGACTGATGGATACGCCTACGTTCCGTTATTGAAGTAG
- a CDS encoding MBL fold metallo-hydrolase, which yields MLLKYFYDQKLAHASYLVGCQKTKEAVVVDPGRDVEQYLEMAEREGLKLTAVAETHIHADYVSGARELADRVGTKLYLSDEGPAEWKYQYASNYDSQLVKDGDVFQIGNIKFEVLHTPGHTPESISFLLTDQGGGADEPMGIFTGDFVFVGSIGRPDLLEEAAGIKGSAEAGARQLYHSVERFKQLPDYLQVWPAHGAGSACGKGLGAIPSSTVGYEKRFNPALQFKEETSFVHYILADQPEAPKYFAVMKRVNKEGPRVLGETKRPGFLDIGWLSSVVNDEMVLDLSPSAEFAEAHVPGTINIPLSMLAAWAGWLVDYEQTVYLIAAESQLSEAMRVLHKIGIDQVQGGFEKSKVQESGLASERYVSSSPEELAPRIEAGDVRLIDVRSDSEWNASHIPQAEHYFLGHLVDQLSELKTSQTVVVQCQSAARSAIAASIMQASGFDVINLAGGFQAWKEAGLATTSIQAVSCGTAGSSTCS from the coding sequence ATGTTACTGAAATATTTCTATGACCAAAAGCTGGCACATGCTTCGTATCTGGTGGGGTGTCAGAAGACAAAGGAAGCAGTTGTCGTTGACCCCGGCCGAGATGTTGAGCAATATCTCGAAATGGCGGAACGTGAAGGGCTGAAACTGACCGCGGTAGCAGAGACTCATATTCATGCCGACTATGTTTCCGGTGCACGCGAACTGGCAGATCGAGTGGGTACAAAACTGTACTTATCTGATGAAGGGCCAGCAGAATGGAAGTATCAGTATGCATCGAATTATGATTCACAGTTAGTCAAAGATGGTGATGTGTTTCAGATCGGAAACATTAAATTTGAAGTCTTGCACACCCCCGGACATACTCCCGAGAGTATTTCATTTCTGCTGACAGACCAGGGGGGCGGGGCAGATGAGCCAATGGGGATCTTCACAGGCGACTTTGTCTTTGTGGGGTCGATTGGCCGACCTGATCTTTTAGAAGAAGCAGCCGGGATCAAAGGGAGTGCGGAAGCAGGCGCACGTCAACTCTACCACTCGGTTGAACGATTCAAACAACTACCCGATTATCTGCAAGTCTGGCCCGCTCATGGGGCAGGAAGTGCTTGTGGAAAAGGCTTGGGAGCGATTCCCTCGTCAACAGTGGGGTACGAAAAACGATTTAACCCGGCCCTTCAGTTTAAGGAGGAAACTTCGTTCGTTCACTATATTCTGGCGGATCAACCAGAGGCCCCCAAGTATTTTGCCGTGATGAAACGCGTCAATAAAGAAGGCCCCCGAGTTTTGGGTGAGACCAAGCGTCCTGGATTTCTTGATATCGGATGGCTCTCATCGGTTGTGAACGATGAGATGGTGCTCGATCTTTCTCCCTCCGCTGAGTTTGCAGAGGCTCATGTACCGGGGACGATTAACATTCCTCTTTCGATGCTGGCTGCATGGGCTGGCTGGCTTGTCGACTATGAGCAGACTGTCTATTTGATTGCCGCTGAATCACAGCTTTCTGAAGCGATGCGCGTGTTGCATAAGATCGGCATCGATCAGGTGCAAGGGGGATTTGAAAAATCGAAAGTACAGGAGTCTGGACTGGCTTCCGAGCGTTACGTTTCCTCGTCACCTGAGGAACTGGCACCACGTATTGAAGCGGGGGATGTCAGATTGATTGACGTGCGATCGGACTCTGAATGGAATGCCAGCCATATCCCTCAAGCAGAACATTACTTTTTGGGACATCTGGTTGATCAATTGAGTGAGTTGAAAACCAGTCAAACTGTCGTCGTACAGTGTCAGAGTGCGGCACGATCGGCGATTGCTGCCAGTATCATGCAGGCGTCTGGTTTTGACGTGATCAATCTGGCAGGTGGTTTCCAGGCCTGGAAGGAGGCCGGACTGGCGACGACTTCTATCCAAGCTGTTTCGTGCGGAACGGCTGGTAGTTCAACATGCTCTTAG
- a CDS encoding MarR family winged helix-turn-helix transcriptional regulator has translation MDKDFIDHLISQWKSERPDLDATPMAVVGRILRLSTHLDRRVNEVLKPFGLALWGFDILATLRRSGSPYAMTPTELMDAVMLSSGAMTNRIDRLEQLGFVERQPSPSDRRSLQVKLTKRGRKIIDEAIAARFEEADQAQTSLKKQDRKQLADLLRVLLDNLEHKDTSS, from the coding sequence ATGGACAAGGACTTCATCGACCATTTAATCAGTCAATGGAAATCCGAACGACCGGATCTCGATGCTACGCCGATGGCGGTCGTCGGTCGCATTTTAAGGCTGTCAACGCACTTGGATCGACGTGTTAATGAAGTCTTGAAACCGTTCGGCCTGGCACTATGGGGGTTCGATATTCTGGCAACACTCCGTCGCTCCGGCAGTCCCTACGCCATGACACCTACGGAGCTAATGGATGCCGTGATGCTCTCATCAGGTGCCATGACAAACCGCATTGATCGTCTGGAGCAACTCGGTTTCGTTGAACGCCAACCCTCGCCCAGCGACCGTCGCTCTCTTCAAGTGAAGCTCACCAAACGGGGACGAAAAATCATCGACGAAGCTATAGCGGCCCGCTTTGAGGAAGCAGACCAGGCCCAGACTAGTCTGAAGAAACAAGACCGCAAACAACTCGCAGATCTGTTGCGGGTTCTATTAGACAATCTGGAACACAAAGACACATCATCTTAA
- a CDS encoding C1 family peptidase, whose amino-acid sequence MKSKTLLNGKFIFACAVMTAVAGMLPTQGVAQSAVPPYHSLFGQQDVSGLGAIGDQKQTNECVAWAVSSAVAANIIRNWYTVNTGNAPPIEELSVRQFRLLNAGKFFRDAGGNANTGWQLVSAVPQATRITIPFNHDPRYGARISVSGFQRLDNNPNTVDEMRREISLDRPVLASMLTYPSFNNFKGYVYQGPNQGEANSGGHSMLVVGYNTGARGGASGGAFWECMNSWGKQWGTHGFFRVRTGACNIGTRQVYAVRNVYICDLQGNKVSQAKANEIIEAAINAIPSVTNAVHKNVMFNNINRGKLPDGDQIRVSSAPSRNPNSSDVSIKLVLPRGMWWKGALLFDKARESNPTGVQGEGGGNGFSRTYTFKHADLLKKDLVLSKAKAFGVHTNMYRIKDAYTKMIPGRTYTFNWSKD is encoded by the coding sequence ATGAAATCAAAAACTTTACTGAATGGAAAATTCATCTTTGCCTGCGCGGTGATGACGGCTGTCGCGGGCATGTTACCGACTCAGGGGGTAGCCCAGTCAGCAGTGCCACCTTACCATAGCCTGTTTGGCCAACAGGATGTTTCGGGGCTGGGGGCGATTGGTGATCAGAAACAGACGAATGAGTGCGTGGCCTGGGCCGTGTCTTCCGCTGTGGCAGCCAATATCATTCGTAATTGGTATACCGTGAATACAGGTAACGCGCCACCGATTGAGGAATTGAGTGTGCGGCAGTTTCGCCTGCTCAATGCGGGTAAATTCTTCCGGGATGCCGGCGGTAATGCGAATACCGGCTGGCAACTCGTTTCCGCTGTACCTCAGGCAACCCGGATTACCATTCCTTTTAATCATGATCCACGATATGGAGCGCGAATCAGTGTGAGTGGATTTCAACGACTCGACAATAATCCCAATACCGTCGATGAGATGCGACGTGAGATTTCTTTGGACCGCCCCGTTCTGGCTTCCATGCTGACATATCCCAGTTTTAATAATTTCAAAGGCTATGTTTACCAAGGGCCAAATCAAGGAGAGGCAAACTCAGGGGGGCACTCTATGCTTGTCGTGGGTTACAACACAGGAGCACGTGGAGGCGCCAGCGGCGGCGCGTTCTGGGAATGTATGAATAGCTGGGGGAAGCAATGGGGAACGCACGGCTTTTTCCGAGTTCGTACCGGGGCCTGTAACATCGGAACACGCCAGGTCTACGCGGTTCGCAATGTTTATATCTGTGACCTGCAGGGAAACAAAGTCTCACAGGCAAAAGCCAACGAGATCATCGAAGCAGCCATCAATGCAATCCCGAGCGTCACCAATGCGGTACACAAAAACGTGATGTTCAATAACATCAACAGAGGAAAGTTACCAGACGGCGACCAGATTCGAGTTTCATCTGCACCATCGAGAAACCCGAATTCAAGTGATGTGAGCATCAAGCTGGTTCTACCTCGTGGCATGTGGTGGAAGGGGGCCTTACTGTTTGACAAGGCTCGGGAGTCCAACCCTACAGGTGTTCAAGGCGAAGGAGGCGGAAACGGCTTTTCACGAACATACACGTTCAAGCATGCCGACTTGCTGAAGAAAGATCTGGTGTTGAGTAAAGCGAAGGCATTTGGCGTGCATACCAATATGTATCGCATCAAAGATGCTTACACAAAAATGATTCCAGGGAGAACGTATACCTTCAACTGGAGCAAAGATTGA
- a CDS encoding serine/threonine-protein kinase, translating to MECPSQKTIEAFLSGELGYDSLADVELHFGSCTDCQKLLEELSAAHPLVLANTDHQILGWSENIADRLISRLEQSDSGNDLEAELSLPVMIGDYELLELIGRGGMGSVYRARQVKLNRTVAVKVILRQFFKPSQINRFQVEVSSAAKLDHPGIVPIFDVGQSGPYLFYSMALMPGGTLADRLKRGAISSHEAVTLVKEIAWAISYAHEHGVIHRDLKPANILLEQDGIPRIADFGLAKQVESGAELTATGEILGTPAYMPPEQATGESDVTTASDIYGLGAILYHALTGQAPFKGQDPVQVLYQVIHYEPASIRKIVPGLSLDLETITRKCMAKQPQDRMSSAAEVARELERYLKGEPIHSRPVNSFIRLQRWCSRHPALALLTSTTIVTLILGSVISIYFGLLANHRYTRLSETNIQLEDAERKATKSASDAQLQAEMATKQANIALQALESTLYDLQRVVMNDPAQQEQRRHLLQSVLNGLESLNTDVVSPDRLRRCRATANLGLAEVAVQLGDERGRTGATAAIPLYEKSIAEFQAIYEHNPENMAVVHDLIEALSSYGNMLVEAGQWKKAHESFLRALPICEKLCAAQPDQPVAQGSLLQLKTFDGECLIKTGQPEQAEMKLVQARTLGLRLLDQFPDDTFVRVEYVYALQVLGDSFMQQKKYTVAEECFQEMKSHMLQLVAQYPQSSEFLMRLSTALERLGMLRVRQGNISESLDQHLESLSLAEASAKYAPNNEKVQWELSFGYQHVADCYLRLGKNGEARDYASQCIEIRQRLANRDHENSQLHAKLLHDLKTLAIACERQQDVDAAIQAYRQIVQVSKEFKRHTGEDRFQKANRAAYTNCERLSKETSKKKGP from the coding sequence ATGGAATGCCCTTCACAAAAAACGATTGAAGCATTTTTAAGTGGTGAATTGGGTTACGATTCACTTGCGGATGTGGAGTTGCATTTTGGCTCCTGTACTGATTGTCAAAAGTTACTTGAGGAACTGTCGGCAGCACATCCTCTGGTTCTCGCCAATACTGATCATCAAATTCTGGGGTGGTCCGAAAACATCGCAGATCGACTGATTTCCCGACTTGAACAGAGCGACTCTGGTAACGACTTGGAAGCCGAATTATCGCTACCAGTTATGATTGGAGATTACGAACTGCTCGAACTAATAGGTCGTGGCGGTATGGGGAGCGTTTATCGGGCTCGGCAAGTCAAACTGAACCGGACCGTGGCCGTCAAAGTCATTTTAAGGCAGTTTTTTAAGCCCTCTCAAATCAATCGCTTTCAAGTAGAAGTCAGTTCCGCTGCGAAATTAGATCATCCGGGAATTGTCCCTATTTTTGATGTGGGGCAGTCTGGTCCATATTTGTTCTATTCCATGGCATTGATGCCGGGAGGGACTCTGGCGGATCGTTTAAAACGAGGAGCGATCTCATCGCACGAAGCAGTCACTCTGGTGAAAGAGATTGCATGGGCAATCAGTTATGCCCACGAACACGGCGTGATTCATCGGGATCTGAAACCGGCCAATATTCTGCTTGAGCAGGATGGAATCCCCCGGATTGCTGATTTTGGACTGGCCAAGCAAGTGGAATCCGGGGCAGAGTTAACAGCAACCGGGGAAATATTGGGCACGCCGGCTTACATGCCTCCGGAGCAAGCCACCGGGGAGAGCGATGTTACGACGGCTTCGGATATCTATGGACTCGGGGCGATTCTGTATCACGCATTAACGGGGCAGGCACCTTTTAAAGGCCAGGACCCGGTTCAGGTACTTTATCAAGTGATTCATTATGAACCGGCGTCGATTCGTAAAATCGTCCCCGGGTTATCATTAGACTTGGAAACGATTACGCGGAAGTGCATGGCCAAGCAGCCACAAGATCGAATGAGTTCCGCAGCAGAAGTAGCGCGGGAGCTTGAACGTTATCTGAAGGGAGAACCGATTCATTCCAGGCCCGTCAACAGTTTTATCCGACTGCAACGCTGGTGTTCGCGGCATCCTGCTCTCGCCTTACTTACATCCACAACAATCGTAACATTGATCCTGGGGTCAGTCATTTCGATCTATTTTGGCCTCTTGGCGAATCATCGGTATACGCGACTTTCCGAGACTAACATCCAACTGGAAGATGCCGAGCGTAAGGCGACGAAATCCGCGTCCGATGCCCAGTTGCAGGCAGAGATGGCAACAAAACAGGCAAATATTGCTCTGCAGGCATTGGAATCAACGCTGTATGATCTGCAGCGCGTCGTGATGAACGATCCGGCACAACAAGAGCAGCGCAGACATCTTTTACAGTCTGTATTGAACGGTCTGGAATCGCTGAATACCGACGTGGTTTCCCCGGATCGACTGCGCCGCTGCCGGGCGACGGCCAATTTGGGCTTGGCCGAAGTCGCAGTTCAACTGGGAGATGAGAGAGGAAGAACAGGCGCGACTGCGGCCATTCCTCTGTATGAAAAATCCATTGCCGAGTTCCAGGCCATTTACGAACATAATCCTGAGAATATGGCGGTAGTACACGATTTGATAGAAGCTTTGAGTAGTTACGGAAACATGTTAGTCGAAGCGGGGCAATGGAAGAAAGCTCACGAATCATTTCTCAGAGCACTACCCATTTGTGAGAAATTATGCGCAGCACAACCTGATCAACCGGTAGCGCAAGGCAGCTTGCTGCAGCTGAAAACCTTCGACGGCGAGTGCCTGATTAAAACAGGACAACCTGAACAGGCAGAGATGAAGCTGGTGCAAGCACGCACGCTTGGTCTGCGGCTTCTCGATCAATTTCCTGATGATACCTTCGTACGAGTTGAGTATGTGTATGCATTGCAGGTACTGGGAGACAGTTTCATGCAACAGAAGAAATATACTGTGGCAGAGGAATGCTTCCAGGAAATGAAGTCTCATATGCTGCAACTGGTGGCGCAATATCCCCAGAGTTCCGAGTTCTTAATGAGGCTGTCCACAGCACTGGAACGGTTGGGCATGCTTCGTGTGCGACAAGGGAATATTTCTGAGTCACTCGATCAACATCTGGAATCACTGAGTCTGGCGGAGGCATCTGCAAAATATGCCCCAAATAACGAGAAGGTACAATGGGAACTCAGCTTCGGGTATCAACATGTGGCTGACTGTTATTTAAGACTGGGGAAGAATGGAGAGGCACGCGACTACGCCAGTCAGTGCATCGAAATTCGTCAGCGTCTCGCCAACCGGGATCATGAAAACTCTCAGCTCCACGCCAAACTGCTGCATGACCTGAAAACACTGGCGATAGCTTGTGAACGTCAGCAGGATGTCGACGCAGCGATCCAAGCCTATCGGCAGATCGTCCAAGTGTCCAAAGAGTTTAAACGCCATACCGGTGAGGACCGATTTCAAAAAGCAAACCGTGCCGCTTATACCAACTGTGAGCGGCTTTCAAAAGAGACTTCGAAGAAAAAGGGACCGTAA
- a CDS encoding c-type cytochrome: MAAQKSEHENVSPIPTEFPPGELGEVIKLGRELVEQTNTHPLSRPYVGNALSCSSCHLKAGTVPYAASFLGTAAAYPAWSPREKRVITLEDRVLNCFMRSQNGIRPPKGSKVAIAITAYITWLSTGSPLKMNPEKPLGPNRVRPLKIKSEQANAQRGKGLYNDQCADCHGKAGQGTEEGPPVWGEKSYNAGAGFSRNEKLAAWLKVAMPLDDANLTEQEALDIAAYVNSHPRPRFVLKDHLPETDRLGVYDW; this comes from the coding sequence CTGGCTGCACAGAAATCGGAACATGAGAATGTGTCCCCGATTCCTACTGAGTTTCCTCCGGGGGAACTCGGAGAAGTCATCAAGCTGGGCCGAGAGCTTGTCGAACAGACGAATACACATCCGTTGTCCCGGCCTTATGTCGGAAATGCTTTGTCTTGTAGTTCCTGTCATCTCAAGGCGGGGACGGTTCCGTATGCAGCCAGTTTTCTGGGAACAGCTGCCGCATATCCAGCCTGGTCGCCGCGTGAGAAACGGGTAATCACCTTGGAAGACCGCGTTTTAAACTGTTTCATGAGAAGCCAGAATGGAATTCGACCACCGAAGGGGAGCAAGGTCGCGATTGCAATTACTGCATATATTACGTGGCTTTCAACAGGCAGCCCATTGAAAATGAATCCAGAGAAACCGCTGGGCCCAAATCGTGTACGGCCGCTGAAGATCAAATCGGAGCAGGCAAATGCCCAACGAGGGAAAGGTCTGTATAACGACCAATGTGCAGACTGTCATGGGAAAGCAGGACAGGGGACTGAAGAGGGCCCCCCTGTATGGGGAGAGAAATCATATAACGCTGGCGCCGGCTTCAGTCGTAATGAGAAACTGGCTGCCTGGCTCAAGGTTGCGATGCCTCTAGACGATGCGAATCTGACAGAACAGGAGGCTCTGGATATTGCCGCCTATGTCAATTCACATCCACGTCCCCGATTTGTGCTGAAAGATCACTTGCCAGAAACAGATCGATTGGGAGTGTATGACTGGTGA